A DNA window from Plasmodium brasilianum strain Bolivian I chromosome 12, whole genome shotgun sequence contains the following coding sequences:
- a CDS encoding zinc finger protein: protein MVYATLLSEEDLSRFRTKQCKRLLNGGCNFGLDRCQYSHNEFWNRRCPFYLSDTSFIRYITVMCPDVETKSDGSINSLCLRGGECPFAHSSEEILYHPLYYKTKRCEDYKKGSCNTYYCPFIHGLAETRVPGSYKLPFTNGINIPNIPNIIIVDKIDISNKSSCVSMNDNNKYVKNGSSIIKKRSDLLIDDMTENETNYNKLNCIALSAYSSKDSISNKNDSCKMSVCKDSLSFNENLLNYSEEDIKLNLFNHSPLDRSLHRYTGKNELMYSINSFANYDSSSIGNNTTTISNINSVSMNNIGGSIYSGMGNGFGSEIEVNAINTTVLNSIKGNVNTLNNTRRSPSMMNCANYNELICREINGIGNNNTSSKGSNDLSSKSNLCANFTDKIYTNENFNKSFNILKDKQNYSSCSTAEHEISFNEQEVTSDDVIDDEEDDLETDENLNTRISNKNKDVDIINNNGSNQFSCSSNSLDEDKHSNEVNLLEVIKCLKSLYGKIIKGNLVFSPEQWDNIAQITYEIIGVVEFNRVLKLKRTTDRTKNYIYNRNKEFTFDKLKKMDINTRRMTGSNSQGTKGQDGHEEGSAVVDANLCADLVTKMGAQIIGENVDAGTKEDIDVDIDAGMDSDNDADVDMEVERWNLANQEEVLKTPKGHMYEIMEFGTEKDKKMISVQSDNKREETNAINGTTDITEEGYLINLYNEKLKENYLGEKSELDLLAMKSKFRTTQLNLNNEKTNTKDSHFLEYYNLNKNSLSFTKTKDNCEKASSHQPFMSFFSFLSE, encoded by the coding sequence ATGGTGTATGCAACTCTGTTGAGTGAAGAGGACCTCAGTCGCTTTCGAACAAAGCAATGCAAAAGACTGTTGAACGGAGGTTGTAATTTCGGACTAGATAGATGCCAATATAGCCATAACGAATTTTGGAATAGAAGATGTCCCTTCTATTTAAGTGATACATCTTTTATTCGTTATATAACAGTAATGTGTCCAGATGTAGAAACAAAGAGTGATGGTTCAATAAACAGTTTATGCTTAAGAGGAGGTGAATGCCCTTTTGCACATTCGTCTGAAGAGATTTTATATCATCCGCTTTATTATAAAACGAAGAGATGTGAAGATTATAAGAAAGGATCATGTAATACTTACTACTGTCCATTTATTCACGGTCTAGCTGAAACGAGAGTCCCAGGATCATATAAGTTACCTTTTACTAATGGCATTAACATACCGAATATACCGAATATAATTATCGTTGATAAAATAGATATAAGCAATAAGAGTAGTTGTGTGTCCATGAATGACAATAATAAGTATGTGAAGAATGGTTCATCAATAATTAAGAAGAGAAGTGATTTACTTATAGATGATATGACGGAAAATGAAACTaactataataaattaaattgtaTTGCATTGAGTGCTTACTCTTCTAAAGATTCTATATCAAACAAAAATGATTCATGTAAAATGAGTGTTTGTAAAGattctttatcttttaacGAGAATTTACTAAATTATTCTGAGGaggatataaaattaaatctATTTAATCACAGCCCTCTTGACAGAAGCTTACACAGGTATacaggaaaaaatgaattaatgtATTCTATTAATTCATTTGCAAACTATGATAGCAGTAGTATTGGTAACAACACAACAACaataagtaatataaatagtGTAAGTATGAACAACATCGGAGGTAGTATCTACAGTGGAATGGGGAATGGGTTTGGAAGTGAAATAGAAGTAAATGCAATCAATACTACTGTTCTGAACAGTATCAAAGGGAATGTGAACACACTTAATAATACTCGTCGTTCTCCTAGTATGATGAATTGTGCAAATTACAATGAGCTAATTTGTAGGGAAATAAATGGAattggtaataataatacatcaTCAAAGGGTAGCAATGACTTATCGTCCAAATCAAATTTGTGTGCTAATTTTACGGATAAGATATATACCAAcgaaaattttaacaaaagcTTTAACATTCTAAAAGATAAACAGAATTATTCAAGTTGTAGTACAGCTGAGCATGAAATTAGCTTTAACGAACAAGAGGTTACAAGTGATGATGTAATTGACGATGAGGAAGACGACCTAGAAActgatgaaaatttaaatactcgaatttcaaataaaaataaagatgtagacataataaataataatggcaGTAATCAATTCAGTTGTAGTAGTAACAGTTTGGATGAAGATAAGCATAGTAATGAAGTTAATCTGTTAGAAGTTATTAAATGTCTGAAAAGTTTATATGGTAAAATTATTAAGGGAAATTTAGTCTTTTCTCCTGAACAGTGGGATAATATTGCCCAAATTACTTACGAAATTATAGGTGTAGTTGAGTTCAATAgggttttaaaattaaagagaACTACAGACAGAacgaaaaattatatctatAATAGGAATAAAGAATTTACTTTCGACAAGTTGAAAAAGATGGATATAAATACCAGGAGGATGACGGGGAGTAATAGTCAAGGCACGAAGGGACAAGATGGACATGAAGAAGGGTCAGCAGTTGTTGATGCAAACCTATGTGCAGATTTAGTCACAAAAATGGGTGCACAAATAATAGGGGAAAATGTCGATGCAGGTACAAAAGAGGATATAGATGTTGATATAGATGCTGGAATGGATTCGGATAATGATGCGGACGTAGATATGGAAGTAGAACGATGGAACCTTGCAAATCAGGAAGAAGTACTGAAAACTCCTAAGGGACACATGTACGAAATTATGGAATTTGGCACggaaaaggataaaaaaatgataagtGTTCAATCGGATaataaaagagaagaaaCGAATGCTATAAATGGTACAACGGATATTACAGAAGAAggttatttaataaatttatataatgagaaattaaaagaaaattatttaggGGAAAAAAGTGAATTAGATTTACTAGCCATGAAATCGAAATTCCGTACGACTCAGTTAAACTTGAATAACGAAAAGACGAACACAAAAGATTCTCATTTTTTGGAATATTACaacttaaataaaaacagttTAAGCTTTACAAAAACGAAGGATAATTGTGAAAAAGCTTCTTCACATCAGCCTTTcatgtcttttttttcatttctatctgagtaa
- a CDS encoding telomere length and silencing protein 1, with protein sequence MIKKRKLKVDSRSKRIPLEKEEELKTKSDDNSGENEQEDKLFKLGASKNLKLLQNIRLKKKGINAENLSYESKILEKDEKENKLLEKQFTKNITEKEIEEAHIESFIKNNMKEFFEEEEHKKKKGEDAKEESYKEEQKQDQGNTINDLYKLSDHLKVKSSINNSEKLNCITGITEMPLPLEIKLKNIEENEKIKRKLLKKAKFMNTKK encoded by the coding sequence ATGATAAAGAAGCGAAAATTAAAAGTCGACAGTAGGAGTAAAAGAATTCCtttagaaaaagaagaagagtTAAAAACTAAAAGCGATGATAATAGTGGAGAAAATGAGCAAGAGGATAAACTATTCAAATTAGGAGCATCAAAGAATCTTAAATTACTTCAAAATATAAGattgaaaaagaaaggaatAAATGCTGAAAACTTAAGTTATGAATCAAAAATATTAGAGAAagatgaaaaggaaaataaattattggaAAAACAATTTACAAAAAACATTACGGAAAAGGAAATAGAAGAAGCGCATATAGaatcttttattaaaaataatatgaaggAATTTTTTGAAGAAGAGGAacataagaaaaagaaaggagAAGATGCAAAAGAAGAGTCATATAAAGAAGAGCAGAAACAAGATCAGGGAAACACTATCAACgatttgtataaattatcaGACCATTTAAAAGTTAAGAGTTCAATTAACAACTCGGAAAAGTTAAATTGTATTACAGGAATAACTGAAATGCCTTTACctttagaaataaaattgaaaaatattgaagaaaatgaaaaaatcaaaagaaaacttttaaaaaaagcaaaatttatgaacacaaaaaaataa
- a CDS encoding leucine-rich repeat protein, whose amino-acid sequence MDNFNSLDLSYKEYGNMQTFYEANDSLSGESNEESDTSDKRKSLNDNLNNDESSRVEKYIKLENTIKIWAGTNEIINFKKKDVLDLNKTIYKYNNKEINVSNNSKFLNINNNNLDDLSFLNDLLGHIYQQKGMESSINYSNIISLDVSFNNLVEINNNLLMLNNLKILYLHSNKLENINEIKKLQSLPKLKKLTVENNPIMDLYNKFYRPFVIHYVPQIKSLDFHDITKVEKNKSDIAFNTHKYRFNLE is encoded by the exons ATGGATAACTTCAATTCTTTAGATTTAAGTTACAAGGAATATGGGAATATGCAAACATTTTACGAAGCTAATGATTCTTTG AGTGGAGAAAGCAATGAGGAATCAGATACTTctgataaaagaaaaagcttaaacgataatttaaataatgatgaaaGCAGTAGggttgaaaaatatattaaattagaaaatactataaaaatatgggCTGGtacaaatgaaataattaatttcaaaaaaaaggatgtaCTCGacttaaataaaacaatttacaaatataataataaagaaattaatgTATCTAATAAttccaaatttttaaatataaataataataatttagatGATTTGAGCTTTTTGAATGATCTTTTAGGTCATATATATCAACAAAAAGGTATGGAGTCATCTATTAATTATTCcaatattatatcattagacgtttcttttaataatttagtagaaataaataataacttGCTTATGTTAAATAATCTTAAAATCTTATACCTACAttcaaataaattagaaaacaTTAACGAAATTAAGAAACTCCAATCCTTGCCCAAGCTAAAAAAACTGACAGTCGAAAATAACCCGATTATGGatctatataataaattttatcg ACCCTTTGTAATTCACTACGTACCTCAAATTAAATCTTTAGATTTTCATGATATTACTAAAGTTGAGAAGAACAAATCGGATATAGCTTTTAACACACACAAATACAGATTTAATTTGgaatga